The Cydia pomonella isolate Wapato2018A chromosome 20, ilCydPomo1, whole genome shotgun sequence genome contains a region encoding:
- the LOC133529267 gene encoding fructose-bisphosphate aldolase isoform X4 — protein MTTYFQYPTPELQEELRKIAQAIVAPGKGILAADESTGTMGKRLQDIGVENTEENRRKYRQLLFSTDPAISENISGVILFHETLYQKADDGTPLVGLLEKRGIIPGIKVDKGVVPLFGSEDECTTQGLDDLAQRCAQYKKDGCHFAKWRCVLKIGRNTPSYQAIQENATVLARYASICQSQRIVPIVEPEVLPDGEHDLDRAQKVTETVLAAVYKALSDHHVYLEGTLLKPNMVTAGQSCKKTYTATDIGRATVTALLRTVPAAVPGVTFLSGGQSEEEASVNLNAINTVELKRPWALTFSYGRALQASVLRAWGGKPENVLPGQQELLSRAKANGQASQGKYVAGSVTGASGDAGLFVANHAY, from the exons ATGACCACATACTTCCAGTACCCGACCCCTGAGCTGCAGGAGGAGCTCCGCAAGATTGCCCAGGCTATTGTAGCCCCCGGCAAAGGTATCCTCGCTGCTGATGAGTCCACTG GTACCATGGGCAAGCGTCTGCAGGACATCGGCGTGGAGAACACCGAGGAGAACCGCCGCAAGTACCGCCAGCTGCTATTCAGCACTGACCCC GCCATCTCCGAGAACATCTCCGGCGTGATCCTGTTCCACGAGACGCTGTACCAGAAAGCCGACGACGGCACCCCTCTGGTGGGTCTTCTGGAGAAGCGCGGTATCATCCCCGGCATCAAGGTCGACAAGGGTGTCGTTCCGCTGTTCGGCTCTGAGGACGAGTGCACCACCCAGG GTCTCGATGACTTGGCTCAGCGCTGCGCGCAATACAAGAAGGACGGCTGCCACTTCGCCAAGTGGCGTTGCGTGCTGAAGATCGGCCGTAACACGCCTTCCTACCAGGCTATCCAGGAGAACGCCACTGTATTGGCCCGCTACGCTTCCATCTGCCAGAGCCAGCGCATCGTGCCCATTGTGGAGCCCGAGGTGTTGCCCGATG GCGAGCACGATCTGGACCGCGCGCAGAAGGTGACCGAGACCGTGCTGGCCGCCGTGTACAAGGCGCTCAGTGACCACCACGTCTACCTCGAGGGGACCCTCCTCAAGCCCAACATG GTGACCGCCGGACAGTCCTGCAAGAAGACTTACACCGCCACCGACATCGGCCGCGCCACCGTCACCGCTCTGCTCCGGACCGTGCCCGCTGCCGTTCCCG GCGTGACCTTCCTCTCCGGCGGGCAGTCCGAGGAGGAGGCGTCCGTGAACCTGAACGCCATCAACACGGTGGAGCTGAAGCGGCCCTGGGCCCTCACCTTCAGCTACGGGCGCGCGCTGCAGGCCTCCGTGCTGCGCGCCTGGGGCGGCAAGCCGGAGAACGTGCTGCCCGGCCAGCAGGAGCTGCTCAGCCGCGCCAAG gCCAACGGACAGGCGTCTCAAGGCAAATACGTGGCTGGATCAGTTACAGGTGCGAGCGGCGATGCCGGACTTTTCGTCGCCAACCAcgcctattaa
- the LOC133529267 gene encoding fructose-bisphosphate aldolase isoform X1, with the protein MAPKKGKGKKGPPESGWMPGFGTKGTMTTYFQYPTPELQEELRKIAQAIVAPGKGILAADESTGTMGKRLQDIGVENTEENRRKYRQLLFSTDPAISENISGVILFHETLYQKADDGTPLVGLLEKRGIIPGIKVDKGVVPLFGSEDECTTQGLDDLAQRCAQYKKDGCHFAKWRCVLKIGRNTPSYQAIQENATVLARYASICQSQRIVPIVEPEVLPDGEHDLDRAQKVTETVLAAVYKALSDHHVYLEGTLLKPNMVTAGQSCKKTYTATDIGRATVTALLRTVPAAVPGVTFLSGGQSEEEASVNLNAINTVELKRPWALTFSYGRALQASVLRAWGGKPENVLPGQQELLSRAKANGQASQGKYVAGSVTGASGDAGLFVANHAY; encoded by the exons ATGGCACCAAAGAAAGGCAAAGGAAAGAAAGGTCCCCCTGAGTCAGGATGGATGCCTGGCTTTGGGACCAAAG GCACAATGACCACATACTTCCAGTACCCGACCCCTGAGCTGCAGGAGGAGCTCCGCAAGATTGCCCAGGCTATTGTAGCCCCCGGCAAAGGTATCCTCGCTGCTGATGAGTCCACTG GTACCATGGGCAAGCGTCTGCAGGACATCGGCGTGGAGAACACCGAGGAGAACCGCCGCAAGTACCGCCAGCTGCTATTCAGCACTGACCCC GCCATCTCCGAGAACATCTCCGGCGTGATCCTGTTCCACGAGACGCTGTACCAGAAAGCCGACGACGGCACCCCTCTGGTGGGTCTTCTGGAGAAGCGCGGTATCATCCCCGGCATCAAGGTCGACAAGGGTGTCGTTCCGCTGTTCGGCTCTGAGGACGAGTGCACCACCCAGG GTCTCGATGACTTGGCTCAGCGCTGCGCGCAATACAAGAAGGACGGCTGCCACTTCGCCAAGTGGCGTTGCGTGCTGAAGATCGGCCGTAACACGCCTTCCTACCAGGCTATCCAGGAGAACGCCACTGTATTGGCCCGCTACGCTTCCATCTGCCAGAGCCAGCGCATCGTGCCCATTGTGGAGCCCGAGGTGTTGCCCGATG GCGAGCACGATCTGGACCGCGCGCAGAAGGTGACCGAGACCGTGCTGGCCGCCGTGTACAAGGCGCTCAGTGACCACCACGTCTACCTCGAGGGGACCCTCCTCAAGCCCAACATG GTGACCGCCGGACAGTCCTGCAAGAAGACTTACACCGCCACCGACATCGGCCGCGCCACCGTCACCGCTCTGCTCCGGACCGTGCCCGCTGCCGTTCCCG GCGTGACCTTCCTCTCCGGCGGGCAGTCCGAGGAGGAGGCGTCCGTGAACCTGAACGCCATCAACACGGTGGAGCTGAAGCGGCCCTGGGCCCTCACCTTCAGCTACGGGCGCGCGCTGCAGGCCTCCGTGCTGCGCGCCTGGGGCGGCAAGCCGGAGAACGTGCTGCCCGGCCAGCAGGAGCTGCTCAGCCGCGCCAAG gCCAACGGACAGGCGTCTCAAGGCAAATACGTGGCTGGATCAGTTACAGGTGCGAGCGGCGATGCCGGACTTTTCGTCGCCAACCAcgcctattaa
- the LOC133529267 gene encoding fructose-bisphosphate aldolase isoform X3: MAPKKGKGKKGPPESGWMPGFGTKGTMTTYFQYPTPELQEELRKIAQAIVAPGKGILAADESTGTMGKRLQDIGVENTEENRRKYRQLLFSTDPAISENISGVILFHETLYQKADDGTPLVGLLEKRGIIPGIKVDKGVVPLFGSEDECTTQGLDDLAQRCAQYKKDGCHFAKWRCVLKIGRNTPSYQAIQENATVLARYASICQSQRIVPIVEPEVLPDGEHDLDRAQKVTETVLAAVYKALSDHHVYLEGTLLKPNMVTAGQSCKKTYTATDIGRATVTALLRTVPAAVPGVTFLSGGQSEEEASVNLNAINTVELKRPWALTFSYGRALQASVLRAWGGKPENVLPGQQELLSRAKANGQASQGKYVAGSVTG; encoded by the exons ATGGCACCAAAGAAAGGCAAAGGAAAGAAAGGTCCCCCTGAGTCAGGATGGATGCCTGGCTTTGGGACCAAAG GCACAATGACCACATACTTCCAGTACCCGACCCCTGAGCTGCAGGAGGAGCTCCGCAAGATTGCCCAGGCTATTGTAGCCCCCGGCAAAGGTATCCTCGCTGCTGATGAGTCCACTG GTACCATGGGCAAGCGTCTGCAGGACATCGGCGTGGAGAACACCGAGGAGAACCGCCGCAAGTACCGCCAGCTGCTATTCAGCACTGACCCC GCCATCTCCGAGAACATCTCCGGCGTGATCCTGTTCCACGAGACGCTGTACCAGAAAGCCGACGACGGCACCCCTCTGGTGGGTCTTCTGGAGAAGCGCGGTATCATCCCCGGCATCAAGGTCGACAAGGGTGTCGTTCCGCTGTTCGGCTCTGAGGACGAGTGCACCACCCAGG GTCTCGATGACTTGGCTCAGCGCTGCGCGCAATACAAGAAGGACGGCTGCCACTTCGCCAAGTGGCGTTGCGTGCTGAAGATCGGCCGTAACACGCCTTCCTACCAGGCTATCCAGGAGAACGCCACTGTATTGGCCCGCTACGCTTCCATCTGCCAGAGCCAGCGCATCGTGCCCATTGTGGAGCCCGAGGTGTTGCCCGATG GCGAGCACGATCTGGACCGCGCGCAGAAGGTGACCGAGACCGTGCTGGCCGCCGTGTACAAGGCGCTCAGTGACCACCACGTCTACCTCGAGGGGACCCTCCTCAAGCCCAACATG GTGACCGCCGGACAGTCCTGCAAGAAGACTTACACCGCCACCGACATCGGCCGCGCCACCGTCACCGCTCTGCTCCGGACCGTGCCCGCTGCCGTTCCCG GCGTGACCTTCCTCTCCGGCGGGCAGTCCGAGGAGGAGGCGTCCGTGAACCTGAACGCCATCAACACGGTGGAGCTGAAGCGGCCCTGGGCCCTCACCTTCAGCTACGGGCGCGCGCTGCAGGCCTCCGTGCTGCGCGCCTGGGGCGGCAAGCCGGAGAACGTGCTGCCCGGCCAGCAGGAGCTGCTCAGCCGCGCCAAG gCCAACGGACAGGCGTCTCAAGGCAAATACGTGGCTGGATCAGTTACAG
- the LOC133529267 gene encoding fructose-bisphosphate aldolase isoform X2, which translates to MAPKKGKGKKGPPESGWMPGFGTKGTMTTYFQYPTPELQEELRKIAQAIVAPGKGILAADESTGTMGKRLQDIGVENTEENRRKYRQLLFSTDPAISENISGVILFHETLYQKADDGTPLVGLLEKRGIIPGIKVDKGVVPLFGSEDECTTQGLDDLAQRCAQYKKDGCHFAKWRCVLKIGRNTPSYQAIQENATVLARYASICQSQRIVPIVEPEVLPDGEHDLDRAQKVTETVLAAVYKALSDHHVYLEGTLLKPNMVTAGQSCKKTYTATDIGRATVTALLRTVPAAVPGVTFLSGGQSEEEASVNLNAINTVELKRPWALTFSYGRALQASVLRAWGGKPENVLPGQQELLSRAKANGLAATGKYVAGSIPSLAGSKSNFVKAHAY; encoded by the exons ATGGCACCAAAGAAAGGCAAAGGAAAGAAAGGTCCCCCTGAGTCAGGATGGATGCCTGGCTTTGGGACCAAAG GCACAATGACCACATACTTCCAGTACCCGACCCCTGAGCTGCAGGAGGAGCTCCGCAAGATTGCCCAGGCTATTGTAGCCCCCGGCAAAGGTATCCTCGCTGCTGATGAGTCCACTG GTACCATGGGCAAGCGTCTGCAGGACATCGGCGTGGAGAACACCGAGGAGAACCGCCGCAAGTACCGCCAGCTGCTATTCAGCACTGACCCC GCCATCTCCGAGAACATCTCCGGCGTGATCCTGTTCCACGAGACGCTGTACCAGAAAGCCGACGACGGCACCCCTCTGGTGGGTCTTCTGGAGAAGCGCGGTATCATCCCCGGCATCAAGGTCGACAAGGGTGTCGTTCCGCTGTTCGGCTCTGAGGACGAGTGCACCACCCAGG GTCTCGATGACTTGGCTCAGCGCTGCGCGCAATACAAGAAGGACGGCTGCCACTTCGCCAAGTGGCGTTGCGTGCTGAAGATCGGCCGTAACACGCCTTCCTACCAGGCTATCCAGGAGAACGCCACTGTATTGGCCCGCTACGCTTCCATCTGCCAGAGCCAGCGCATCGTGCCCATTGTGGAGCCCGAGGTGTTGCCCGATG GCGAGCACGATCTGGACCGCGCGCAGAAGGTGACCGAGACCGTGCTGGCCGCCGTGTACAAGGCGCTCAGTGACCACCACGTCTACCTCGAGGGGACCCTCCTCAAGCCCAACATG GTGACCGCCGGACAGTCCTGCAAGAAGACTTACACCGCCACCGACATCGGCCGCGCCACCGTCACCGCTCTGCTCCGGACCGTGCCCGCTGCCGTTCCCG GCGTGACCTTCCTCTCCGGCGGGCAGTCCGAGGAGGAGGCGTCCGTGAACCTGAACGCCATCAACACGGTGGAGCTGAAGCGGCCCTGGGCCCTCACCTTCAGCTACGGGCGCGCGCTGCAGGCCTCCGTGCTGCGCGCCTGGGGCGGCAAGCCGGAGAACGTGCTGCCCGGCCAGCAGGAGCTGCTCAGCCGCGCCAAG gcTAACGGATTGGCTGCTACTGGCAAATATGTGGCCGGATCTATTCCGTCTTTGGCCGGAAGCAAGTCTAACTTTGTCAAGGCACATGcctattaa